In Pararge aegeria chromosome 5, ilParAegt1.1, whole genome shotgun sequence, one DNA window encodes the following:
- the LOC120623975 gene encoding transmembrane protein 60: MAILHRALFTWFIFLVFLILLCLRLESRTHWNWFIVFIPMWVYDSILLIYVLFHMVSHCRNGIERFRGTINKNVWYIAAIGLKMAAQIIICIKLEYTKFNLPIYVVMTPIWMLLPVLCVEVFMHLIKHSSRSSRY, translated from the coding sequence ATGGCTATACTGCACAGAGCACTCTTTACGTGGtttattttcttagtttttttaatactctTATGCCTGAGACTAGAATCAAGAACACATTGGAATtggtttattgtatttattccTATGTGGGTTTACGAtagcattttattaatatatgttttatttcatatgGTGTCTCACTGTCGAAATGGTATCGAGAGGTTTAGGGGCACTATCAATAAAAATGTGTGGTATATAGCAGCAATTGGCCTGAAAATGGCAGCGCAAATCATAATTTGCATCAAACTGGAATATACGAAGTTTAACTTGCCTATATATGTAGTGATGACTCCTATTTGGATGTTACTACCAGTGCTATGTGTTGAAGTATTTATGCATCTAATAAAACATTCAAGTCGAAGCAGTAGATACTAA
- the LOC120623838 gene encoding probable dolichyl pyrophosphate Glc1Man9GlcNAc2 alpha-1,3-glucosyltransferase yields the protein MILELLIIVTAVKIYFIPLYRSTDFEVHRNWLAVTNNLTIDQWYHDTTSKWTLDYPPFFAWLELALSYIAKMFDPAMVKIENLDYASEMTVLFQRLSVIILDFVYMYGAFRCARFISRGNLLVFLILITNPGLIMVDHIHFQYNGFLFGVLFLSMANLFENNCVYAAFWFAMLLNLKHIFLYMAPVYVVYLLRAYCFTVSSKDGVHTPWYSFSVVNLIKLAATVLFVFGLSFGPFINQLPQVFARLFPFKRGLSHAYWAPNFWAFYNFADKILQHLCLKFGIPVVTQEASMTGGLVQEYQHAVLPTITPATTFVLTAVSMMPALVKLWHLGADTKYRSLSFARCLTLCSTCAFMFGWHVHEKAILMILIPLSYLSVLGKMDARFYTFMSVVGHYSLFPLLYPKKLLQIKIFLLLTHLCIVFYYLPILYEPKTKLSRKSAFLLVPRLTALQILYLCGLIGLCFYENVLHIFLGLDKTLPFLPLMITSVYCALGVFYFWVSFYKYFLYSQLSTAPISSKSTWLDNEIRITSDKNK from the exons ATGATACTGgaacttttaataattgtaaccgctgtaaaaatttattttataccgcTTTA CCGCTCAACTGACTTTGAGGTTCACAGAAATTGGCTTGCAGTTACGAACAATCTAACCATCGATCAGTGGTATCATGACACAACATCAAAGTGGACGCTTGATTATCCTCCATTCTTTGCTTGGCTGGAATTGGCCCTTTCATATATAGCAAAAATGTTTGACCCTGCTATGGTGAAAATAGAAAATTTGGATTATGCTTCCGAAATGACGGTTCTGTTCCAAAGATTGTCTGTGATTATTCTGGATTTTGTATACATGTATGGTGCATTCAG ATGTGCAAGATTTATATCACGTGGGAATCTTCTTgtgtttttaattcttattaccAACCCTGGACTTATTATGGTTGATCACATACATTTTCAATATAATGGATTCTTATttggagttttatttttatccatggcaaatttatttgaa AATAACTGTGTATATGCAGCATTTTGGTTTGCAATGTTGCTAAATTTAAAGCACATATTCTTGTACATGGCTCCAGTTTATGTGGTATACTTGTTGAGAGCCTACTGCTTCACAGTATCATCTAAGGACGGGGTCCATACACCATGGTATTCATTCTCAGTGGTTAACTTGATCAAGCTTGCAGCAACAGTTTTATTTGTCTTTGGTTTATCTTTTGGACCATTTATCAACCAATTGCCACAG GTTTTTGCAAGACTATTTCCATTCAAAAGAGGATTATCCCATGCATACTGGGCACCAAACTTTTgggcattttataattttgcagACAAAATCCTACAACATTTAT gtCTCAAATTTGGCATCCCAGTGGTGACCCAAGAGGCGTCAATGACGGGTGGCCTGGTGCAAGAATACCAGCATGCGGTACTGCCGACAATAACACCAGCCACAACCTTTGTGCTTACAGCGGTATCTATGATGCCGGCTTTGGTTAAATTGTGGCATCTGGGAGCTGATACAAAATACAGAAGTCTCAGCTTCGCTag ATGTTTAACACTGTGTTCAACGTGTGCTTTTATGTTTGGATGGCATGTACACGAGAAGGCTATACTGATGATTTTGATTCCCCTAAG CTACCTTTCAGTTCTTGGGAAGATGGACGCCAGGTTCTACACTTTTATGAGTGTTGTCGGGCATTACTCGCTCTTTCCTCTACTCTACCCGAAGAAATTGTTGCagattaagatatttttgttattgacTCACTTATGTATAGTGTTCTATTACCTGCCCATTTTGTATGAGCCGAAAACTAAATTAAGCAGAAAAAGTGCATTTTTACTTGTACCTAGGCTAACTGCTTTGCAGATTTTGTATTTGTGCGGGTTAATTGGTCTgtgtttttatgaaaatgtaCTGCATATATTCCTGGGTCTAGATAAGACTCTACCGTTTCTTCCACTTATGATTACATCAGTTTATTGCGCCCTAGGCGTTTTTTACTTTTGGGtaagcttttataaatattttctatattctCAGTTAAGCACAGCTCCTATTTCATCAAAAAGTACTTGGTTAGATAATGAAATACGTATTACCAGTGATAAAAACAAGTAG
- the LOC120623971 gene encoding anaphase-promoting complex subunit 4 isoform X2 yields MAWRPDGKALAIGYSHGTVCIVDIEDKEIIDKYDFACETSEEFYTANNYGIPCITWSVKAGTLESAVEYNIYDDPAIFLPKPPSPSNTYKNQAAEDTMKSFKENQDQTQLSMLMIAYGSGNIYMSVFGRYPYGTVHLSQITRDECGEYKILDINLSDDFSVMQVLYLDTNNNIHLSLVNTSILSAYSEELFVVATRHSQIVNMVTHLDKTMVSITEAWEHILLEMDTKMAYYASSVPDGGVSADLLELLMLGVPSDELEVFLLNELTAKGLKKFGNSVELSYSTIQKLVLKQLNIVGQSLTYYLAELRGLTRIPDRYKVLGLEEKMVTEAIKASCAFLNKCLELQQVIDVSMRNYKAFFRWLFVVIVRLLDEQTSSEIVKITQQELTHIAEFLYNFDNVQVENNETAEKPVKFNLERLGQYLQDQELSILPDDEDNPWHKYLRENSCLLKDNDTIFSVMDFRKFSLVQQQNYLKVAVGKIFDVRTKDVGKYFTVLYNLKCHHNQNKITRNNFRISQIFDANEDRFMMAFTDIENIKEEIYFISVNVKERMCNATCCKYSFSSCLLRDDEHDTPERDLSILDLQFYSSEYLSVLVKHPNVDDSTIFIQVPLKIVLQNSIEFNMKSKSLFVFNEKVPKKNISPLLDASVYKVLEKMDGFRIAVSGSRKVAVVLSNSHRKVRVFEMEINGEDEEDETLDTTPLSQTSQT; encoded by the exons ATGGCGTGGAGACCTGATGGAAAG GCATTAGCAATAGGTTATAGTCATGGTACAGTTTGCATTGTGGatattgaagataaagaaaTCATTGATAAATATGATTTTGCTTGTGAGACATCAGAAGAGTTTTATACAGCTAACAATTATGGTATCCCATGTATTACATGGTCTGTTAAGGCTGGCACTTTGGAAAGTGCAgtggaatataatatatat GATGACCCTGCAATATTTCTCCCAAAGCCACCTTCTCCAAGTAACACATATAAAAATCAAGCTGCAGAAGATACTATGAAAAGCTTCAAAGAAAATCAAGATCAAACACAATTAAGCATGTTAATGATTGCATATGGGTcaggaaatatatatatgagtgTATTTGGAAGATATCCCTATGGAACGGTTCATCTTTCACAGATAACAAGGGATGAGTGTGGGGaatacaaaatacttgatatcaATCTGTCTGATGATTTTAGTGTGATGCAAGTCCTATATTTGgatacaaacaataatattcaTCTATCACTTGTAAATACAAGTATTTTATCTGCTTACTCTGAAGAATTATTTGTAGTTGCAACAAGACACAGTCAAATAGTGAATATGGTGACACATTTAGATAAAACTATGGTTTCAATAACCGAAGCATGGGAACATATTTTGTTAGAAATGGATACTAAAATGGCATATTATGCATCATCAGTTCCAGATGGAGGAGTATCAGCAGACCTGTTAGAACTACTCATGTtag GAGTCCCATCTGATGAATTAGAAGTGTTCTTGCTAAATGAGCTTACTGCTAAAGGCCTGAAGAAATTCGGCAATTCAGTTGAGTTGAGTTATTCTACAATACAGAAGCTGGTcttgaagcaattaaatattgttgGACAAAGTCTAACATACTATCTTGCAGAATTGAGGGGTTTAACAAGAATACCAGATAGATACaag GTTTTGGGTTTAGAAGAAAAAATGGTAACTGAAGCAATAAAAGCTAGCTGTGCCTTTTTAAACAAATGTCTTGAATTGCAGCAAGTGATTGATGTGTCTATGAGAAACTATAAAGCATTCTTTAGATGGCTGTTTGTTGTGATTGTTCGTTTATTGGATGAACAAACATCAAGTGAAATTGTCAAGATTACACAACAAGAGCTAACTCATATTGCagaatttttatacaattttgatAATGTTCAAGTTGAAAATAATGAAACAGCAGAAAAAccagtaaaatttaatttagaacgGCTGGGCCAGTATCTGCAGGATCAAGAATTATCAATATTacctgatgatgaagataatccTTGGCACAAGTACCTAAGAGAGAACTCCTGTCTGTTAAAGGATAATGACACCATATTTTCTGTTATGGACTTTAGAAAGTTTTCACTGGTCCAGcagcaaaattatttaaaagtagctGTGGGAAAAATTTTTGATGTTAGAACAAAAGATGTAGGCAAATACTTCACTGTTTTGTACAACTTAAAATGTCATcacaatcaaaataaaattactaggAACAATTTTAGAATCTCACAAATATTTGATGCCAATGAAGACAGATTTATGATGGCTTTCACcgatattgaaaacataaaagaagaaatatattttatttctgtcaATGTAAAAGAAAGGATGTGCAATGCAACTTGCTGTAAATATTCTTTCTCTTCGTGTTTGTTACGAGATGATGAGCATGATACACCAGAAAGAGATTTGTCTATATTAGACCTACAATTTTATTCATCAGAATATTTATCTGTGCTAGTCAAACATCCTAATGTTGATGATAGCACAATATTCATTCAAGTTCCGCTTAAAATTGTTTTGCAAAATTCGATTGAATtcaatatgaaatcaaaatcattatttgtatttaatgaaAAAGTTCCCAAGAAAAATATATCACCTTTATTAGATGCAAGTGTTTACAAGGTTTTAGAAAAAATGGATGGGTTCAGAATTGCAGTATCAGGTAGCCGAAAAGTAGCTGTTGTCTTATCAAATAGCCATAGAAAAGTCAGAGTTTTCGAAATGGAAATAAATGGAGAAGATGAGGAAGACGAAACTCTAGACACAACTCCACTTTCACAAACAAGCCAAACATGA
- the LOC120623974 gene encoding uncharacterized protein LOC120623974 — MNPISEVTEVPVGSTVVLKCGSNDYNHNFLFWILNNNTIIGPGNDFNEKKFKYEVLSGKLHIHNVAPTEAGYYQCISKHVDGSSLSVGEVEMIVQSPSFSGGDAIKVAAIIISLLVLIICAVVYYRLKKEWNQYNHPVEADEEDEEKPDGEEIYNRTTTTISQPVPGPSRNPSSEHLIYGIDNEGLDTDFNSVFENIQIKSPSLI, encoded by the exons atgaaCCCAATATCTGAAGTTACTGAGGTACCAGTGGGGTCAACAGTGGTATTAAAGTGTGGCAGTAATGATTATAATCACAACTTTTTGTTTTGGATTCTAAATAACAACACAATCATCGGCCCTGGaaatgattttaatgaaaaaaaattcaaatatgaaGTATTATCTGGAAAGCTACATATACAT AATGTTGCACCCACTGAAGCTGGCTATTACCAATGTATATCAAAGCACGTCGATGGATCAAGCCTTTCAGTTGGAGAAGTAGAAATGATAGTTCAAAGTCCTTCATTCTCTGGTGGAGATGCTATAAAAGTGGCTGCTATTATTATCTCTTTACTGGTATTAATTATATGTGCTGTGGTATATTATCGATTAAAGAAGGAATGGAACCAATATAACCATCCTGTTGAAGCAG aTGAAGAAGATGAAGAAAAGCCTGATGGTGAAGAAATTTACAATCGCACTACCACAACAATCAGCCAGCCAGTGCCAGGTCCAAGCAGAAATCCCTCATCTGAACATTTGATATATGGAATAGACAATGAAGGTTTAGACACTGATTTTAACTCAGTATttgaaaatatacaaataaaatcacCAAGTTTAATATAA
- the LOC120623971 gene encoding anaphase-promoting complex subunit 4 isoform X1: MYHCGMRQMEEKHVANQVDLMVWSNRLDLLALSNFKGEVQVHRLHWQKVWNLPPPKENVTVDAMAWRPDGKALAIGYSHGTVCIVDIEDKEIIDKYDFACETSEEFYTANNYGIPCITWSVKAGTLESAVEYNIYDDPAIFLPKPPSPSNTYKNQAAEDTMKSFKENQDQTQLSMLMIAYGSGNIYMSVFGRYPYGTVHLSQITRDECGEYKILDINLSDDFSVMQVLYLDTNNNIHLSLVNTSILSAYSEELFVVATRHSQIVNMVTHLDKTMVSITEAWEHILLEMDTKMAYYASSVPDGGVSADLLELLMLGVPSDELEVFLLNELTAKGLKKFGNSVELSYSTIQKLVLKQLNIVGQSLTYYLAELRGLTRIPDRYKVLGLEEKMVTEAIKASCAFLNKCLELQQVIDVSMRNYKAFFRWLFVVIVRLLDEQTSSEIVKITQQELTHIAEFLYNFDNVQVENNETAEKPVKFNLERLGQYLQDQELSILPDDEDNPWHKYLRENSCLLKDNDTIFSVMDFRKFSLVQQQNYLKVAVGKIFDVRTKDVGKYFTVLYNLKCHHNQNKITRNNFRISQIFDANEDRFMMAFTDIENIKEEIYFISVNVKERMCNATCCKYSFSSCLLRDDEHDTPERDLSILDLQFYSSEYLSVLVKHPNVDDSTIFIQVPLKIVLQNSIEFNMKSKSLFVFNEKVPKKNISPLLDASVYKVLEKMDGFRIAVSGSRKVAVVLSNSHRKVRVFEMEINGEDEEDETLDTTPLSQTSQT, translated from the exons ATGTATCATTGCGGAATGCGGCAAATGGAAGAAAAGCATGTGGCAAACCAAGTAGATCTTATGGTGTGGAGTAATCGGCTTGATTTATTAGCCCTTAGTAACTTTAAAG GTGAAGTTCAGGTTCACAGATTACACTGGCAAAAAGTATGGAATTTACCACCACCAAAAGAAAATGTAACAGTGGATGCTATGGCGTGGAGACCTGATGGAAAG GCATTAGCAATAGGTTATAGTCATGGTACAGTTTGCATTGTGGatattgaagataaagaaaTCATTGATAAATATGATTTTGCTTGTGAGACATCAGAAGAGTTTTATACAGCTAACAATTATGGTATCCCATGTATTACATGGTCTGTTAAGGCTGGCACTTTGGAAAGTGCAgtggaatataatatatat GATGACCCTGCAATATTTCTCCCAAAGCCACCTTCTCCAAGTAACACATATAAAAATCAAGCTGCAGAAGATACTATGAAAAGCTTCAAAGAAAATCAAGATCAAACACAATTAAGCATGTTAATGATTGCATATGGGTcaggaaatatatatatgagtgTATTTGGAAGATATCCCTATGGAACGGTTCATCTTTCACAGATAACAAGGGATGAGTGTGGGGaatacaaaatacttgatatcaATCTGTCTGATGATTTTAGTGTGATGCAAGTCCTATATTTGgatacaaacaataatattcaTCTATCACTTGTAAATACAAGTATTTTATCTGCTTACTCTGAAGAATTATTTGTAGTTGCAACAAGACACAGTCAAATAGTGAATATGGTGACACATTTAGATAAAACTATGGTTTCAATAACCGAAGCATGGGAACATATTTTGTTAGAAATGGATACTAAAATGGCATATTATGCATCATCAGTTCCAGATGGAGGAGTATCAGCAGACCTGTTAGAACTACTCATGTtag GAGTCCCATCTGATGAATTAGAAGTGTTCTTGCTAAATGAGCTTACTGCTAAAGGCCTGAAGAAATTCGGCAATTCAGTTGAGTTGAGTTATTCTACAATACAGAAGCTGGTcttgaagcaattaaatattgttgGACAAAGTCTAACATACTATCTTGCAGAATTGAGGGGTTTAACAAGAATACCAGATAGATACaag GTTTTGGGTTTAGAAGAAAAAATGGTAACTGAAGCAATAAAAGCTAGCTGTGCCTTTTTAAACAAATGTCTTGAATTGCAGCAAGTGATTGATGTGTCTATGAGAAACTATAAAGCATTCTTTAGATGGCTGTTTGTTGTGATTGTTCGTTTATTGGATGAACAAACATCAAGTGAAATTGTCAAGATTACACAACAAGAGCTAACTCATATTGCagaatttttatacaattttgatAATGTTCAAGTTGAAAATAATGAAACAGCAGAAAAAccagtaaaatttaatttagaacgGCTGGGCCAGTATCTGCAGGATCAAGAATTATCAATATTacctgatgatgaagataatccTTGGCACAAGTACCTAAGAGAGAACTCCTGTCTGTTAAAGGATAATGACACCATATTTTCTGTTATGGACTTTAGAAAGTTTTCACTGGTCCAGcagcaaaattatttaaaagtagctGTGGGAAAAATTTTTGATGTTAGAACAAAAGATGTAGGCAAATACTTCACTGTTTTGTACAACTTAAAATGTCATcacaatcaaaataaaattactaggAACAATTTTAGAATCTCACAAATATTTGATGCCAATGAAGACAGATTTATGATGGCTTTCACcgatattgaaaacataaaagaagaaatatattttatttctgtcaATGTAAAAGAAAGGATGTGCAATGCAACTTGCTGTAAATATTCTTTCTCTTCGTGTTTGTTACGAGATGATGAGCATGATACACCAGAAAGAGATTTGTCTATATTAGACCTACAATTTTATTCATCAGAATATTTATCTGTGCTAGTCAAACATCCTAATGTTGATGATAGCACAATATTCATTCAAGTTCCGCTTAAAATTGTTTTGCAAAATTCGATTGAATtcaatatgaaatcaaaatcattatttgtatttaatgaaAAAGTTCCCAAGAAAAATATATCACCTTTATTAGATGCAAGTGTTTACAAGGTTTTAGAAAAAATGGATGGGTTCAGAATTGCAGTATCAGGTAGCCGAAAAGTAGCTGTTGTCTTATCAAATAGCCATAGAAAAGTCAGAGTTTTCGAAATGGAAATAAATGGAGAAGATGAGGAAGACGAAACTCTAGACACAACTCCACTTTCACAAACAAGCCAAACATGA